CACCAGCACACAGCATGTTGTCCGTGACCAAGCTGGAATACTCTCTTCGACATTCTGCCGCTGAGACAATCCTGAGTTCAGCGCACTGCAGCAAGGCTGGGAATGACGCTGCTGGATGCAAGAGAAATAGAACAATCAACGCTAAATGGCTCTGAATTCTCATTTGCACCACCCAGGCAACGAAAAGGGAAAATCAACGCAGGCGGGGAATTGCTCAATAAACGGGTTTTGCACCGAAACGTGCCGGTTTGTTGAACAGGGGAGTTTTCGGCCACTCTCCCGACTCGACCCTTTTTTGGATAACAGAGTTTCGaaagtatccgaggggtagccgtgttagtctggatctgtaaaaagtgacagagtcctgtggcaccttataaactcacagacgtattggagcatgagctttcgtgggtgaatacccacttcgttagaTGAGTGTCCGCGttcatccgacgaagtgggtattcacccacgaaagctcatgctcctatacgtctgttagtctctaaggtgccacaggactctgtcgctttttacagagtTTCGAAATTGTCGAGAGTTTTGCAACATTTTCAAACTGGAAAAtgttgagggggagggggcgtgagttgaaacaactttttattttgaaatgttagGGAAAAAAAAGAGGGGAAAGTTTGAAAGCGAAAGGAAACGTTCCGAAGTGATCGAAACAAAAGGTTATGATGGACCCCGAATTgaaaattttaaataacaaaaatataatttttcctCCTGGGTCAGGATGAGAAATTTTCTCAATATCTGGAATACCCCCTCTGCCCTTCTCAGGTCCCACCCCATCCCAGATGAAGGAGACATGTGTCTGACTCaatgtccccctctagtggtggctgagCGGGCTGCAGCCGTGGCTAATGCAGCTGGTCATCAGCTCATGTGTTAAGAgcctagaggtcccaggttcattGCTGTATCAGGTGGGTCAACGTACGCTGGGGGGAGGTGGTGGTGCCCCATCCAGACACCTGGCAGGTGCTCCCCGGCGGGGCGGTGCTGCTGGCCAGTGCGATGGGGTGCACATTGTTATTCAGCTGCACGGGGGTGACGAGTTTGATGAGCATGATGTCGTTGTCCTTGGTGGTGGGGTTGTAGTTGGGGTGGGGAATGAGTTTCGCTGCCACCCGGCGCTGCtcggagtcatccatctgccgcAGGTTGTACTCGCCCAGCCGTATGTTGGTGGTGCTGAAAGCAAATGCAAATAGCAGCTTGTCTGGGGAAACTGACTGCAAAACAGCTGAGAGATCAGGCTGccggaccccgaccgagatcgggccccgtcgtgccgggcgctgcccagaccccgaccgagatcgggccccgtcgtgccgggcgctgcccagaccccgaccgagatcgggccccgttgtgccgggctctgcccagaccccgaccgagatcagagccccgtcgtgccgggcactgcacagaccccgaccgagatcagagccccgtcgtgccgggcgctgcacagatccCGACCGAGAtcgggccccgtcgtgccgggcgctgcccagaccccgaccgagatcgggccccgtcgtgccaggcgctgcacagaccccagccgagatcagagCCCTGTcgtgctgggcgctgcccagaccccgaccaagATCGGGCCCCgccgtgccgggcgctgcacagaccccgaccgagatcgggCCCTGTcgtgctgggcgctgcccagaccccgaccgagatcaggacCCCGTTGTCCCAGGCTCTGCgcacagagcagggctcatcccctccagcaggggtcagcagggacacccctcccccacacctaccCAGGCAGTCTGCAGTGAGCGGCCGTCATCACCCACTCCTTGTTGATGAGCACTCCTCCGCAGTACAGCCGGTTTAAATCGAAGATCGCGGCCTGCCAGGGCTGGGCTCTCTCACAGGGGTAGCCC
Above is a window of Chrysemys picta bellii isolate R12L10 chromosome 20, ASM1138683v2, whole genome shotgun sequence DNA encoding:
- the LOC101936122 gene encoding trypsin-like isoform X2: MAMELLNIVLLLVPAVIAQTDTRIVGGYPCERAQPWQAAIFDLNRLYCGGVLINKEWVMTAAHCRLPGTTNIRLGEYNLRQMDDSEQRRVAAKLIPHPNYNPTTKDNDIMLIKLVTPVQLNNNVHPIALASSTAPPGSTCQVSGWGTTTSPQPSFPALLQCAELRIVSAAECRREYSSLVTDNMLCAGVRQGGIDSCQGDSGGPLVCGGSLQGIVSWGLEECAQPNKPGVYTKVSKYINWIQQTVRGG
- the LOC101936122 gene encoding trypsin-like isoform X1, which gives rise to MAMELLNIVLLLVPAVIAQTDTRIVGGYPCERAQPWQAAIFDLNRLYCGGVLINKEWVMTAAHCRLPGTTNIRLGEYNLRQMDDSEQRRVAAKLIPHPNYNPTTKDNDIMLIKLVTPVQLNNNVHPIALASSTAPPGSTCQVSGWGTTTSPQPASFPALLQCAELRIVSAAECRREYSSLVTDNMLCAGVRQGGIDSCQGDSGGPLVCGGSLQGIVSWGLEECAQPNKPGVYTKVSKYINWIQQTVRGG